CAAGTTTTGAGCGTAAAAGAGCCCTGTAAAAACAGGGCTCTTATTATATTATCGAAACAAATTATTTGAAATAGGTAATATTCTTGGTACATAATGATCCGCTTCAAATTTGAGGGTAACATTCTTTGGAACATCTTTAATCTCTTTAATATAATTTCCTGTAAAACATAGAGAAATAAAACATTCGGAAACTAAATTAGATAAAAAGAAGCATCAAACTCCTTAATTTTATTGATCTCAAAAGTCAAAAACTCCAGATTAATAAGATGATCTAAATTCTCAACTTTGGTGATCTTATTTTCATTTAAATTTAATTTTCTTAAGTTTTTCAGATTATCCAATCCTTTTATTTTTGAAATTTCATTATGGCTTAAGTCTAATACTTCTAAATTTTTCAAACTTTCCAAACCTTCAATTTCTTCTACATGATTTGCCGAAATAAGAAGTTGTTTGAGATTGTGTAAGGTATCCAAACCTTCAATTTTGCCTACCCTACTTCCATTTATTCTCAATTCTTCCAAATAGGGAAAACGCTCCAGATCAGTTATTCTTTTAATATTAGTTTCTCCAATATTTAAAGAGCGGATATTTTCATTAACATTTATCTTTTTTATATGATCAATTTCAGTCAGGCTGACATCTAACCGCTGTAAGAACTTTAAATGTTCCAAACCATTTACTTCTAGATACGGATTGCAACTAATATATAATATTTCCAGATTAATTAAATCACCCAACAAAGAAGTGTCTTTAAGTTTAGTTGCTCCCAAATCCAGATTTTTCAAACTTTTTAAATCTCCTAAATACCTAAATGATTTTTCCGGTAATTTATTACCGGTTAAATCTAATGTTTCTAACCGTGAAAAAGCATTTAAGGGACGTAACATTTTCACATTGCAGTATGGAAGAGCTAATTTAACAAGACTGTCTGCTATTGGTAATAATATACCGATATCCTTTAAATCAACCTCATTTAAATATAATGTTTTAATATTCCCATCTTTATCCATCTCATAATAATTTTCCCAGATATGTTCGTTGGAATGTATAATTTGAGTATCAAAATCTTTTTCTAGTTTTTTTATAAAATCTGTCATGGTTTTAGTTTAAATCTTCAAATCGGTCATCATTATTATCGACTTCAGGATTTGGTTTTAAATCTCAGGCTAATTTATTGTTTTAAATATTCTAGAAAAAAATTCTCCGGTGTTTGTTTTGTTACTTCTCTGTTTGAAAGATAAACTTTTAATAAAAAAGCGAAACTTCAAATTGAGGTTTTCGCTTTAAAAGCTTTTTACTTAGCTTTATACTTTTCTATAAGATTAAATATTTTCTTTTTCAATTCTTCATCAATATCTTTTGGAATATTTTCAATAGTTAAATAACCCTCTCCATCATTTACATAAGGATCTGCTTTATACTTCAGCAATAATTCTATCATCTCCAGATTTCCAAAATAAAATGCCAATCCTAAAGGTGTTTTCGCCTGAAAAGACCCAGATTTATTGATAAGATCTTTATTTGCATAAGGTAATAATAATTTCATCAGCTCAACATTCTGATTTAAAGAAGTTTTTGTGAGTGGTGTCTCACGTTCTTCCCCTACAATATCTATTTTAGCTCCTTTTTCCAAAATCAACTTTAGAACTTTTGGTTTATTTAAATATATTGTCTGAAAGACGGGAGCATTATAAGCTTCATGAAAATAATTTACGTCTGCTCCATTTTCTATTAAAACCTCTATCATTGTTACATAAGTATCCTCGTCTTCATCTTCAATCTCATCTATGATATATTGTATTAAACTCTCTTTATAATAAGGACCATCAATTATAGTCTTTGCATCACCACCATTATTTATCCATTCTTTTAAAGCATCAATATTTTTACTTGATATTATGTTTATGATGTATTCATTGTTTTTCATATATTTATTTTTAACGATTAAGAGCCTTCCACTTCCGCTCCTAAAACTAACCTTGATTCAATAAGGTTTTAGCTTTTGTAATCATAACTCATCAAGTATGTTTTTTATAAAGATAAAAAACTTATTGAGAAATCTTGGATAGTAAAAATGCCAAACGAAGGGATTCATGCGGCAGCAGGGGAACATCTCCTGAAAACAATATTTTAGTAAATCTGTTTCATAAAATCTGAATCATAGCTTTCTCAATATTTTCCATAGCTTCATTTATTTTTATTCTTTTTCTTTGACTTTTAAATTGCTAATTTTCTGGAAACTCATTTTTCAAATAATTTCAAACAGGTTTATAGTTAGTACTTTACCCTGTGACTTCCGGATTCTATAGTTTGTGCGCTTCTGAACAGAAGGGAGAGAATGAATAGTG
This genomic window from Chryseobacterium sp. MEBOG06 contains:
- a CDS encoding leucine-rich repeat domain-containing protein; its protein translation is MTDFIKKLEKDFDTQIIHSNEHIWENYYEMDKDGNIKTLYLNEVDLKDIGILLPIADSLVKLALPYCNVKMLRPLNAFSRLETLDLTGNKLPEKSFRYLGDLKSLKNLDLGATKLKDTSLLGDLINLEILYISCNPYLEVNGLEHLKFLQRLDVSLTEIDHIKKINVNENIRSLNIGETNIKRITDLERFPYLEELRINGSRVGKIEGLDTLHNLKQLLISANHVEEIEGLESLKNLEVLDLSHNEISKIKGLDNLKNLRKLNLNENKITKVENLDHLINLEFLTFEINKIKEFDASFYLI
- a CDS encoding ankyrin repeat domain-containing protein, whose translation is MKNNEYIINIISSKNIDALKEWINNGGDAKTIIDGPYYKESLIQYIIDEIEDEDEDTYVTMIEVLIENGADVNYFHEAYNAPVFQTIYLNKPKVLKLILEKGAKIDIVGEERETPLTKTSLNQNVELMKLLLPYANKDLINKSGSFQAKTPLGLAFYFGNLEMIELLLKYKADPYVNDGEGYLTIENIPKDIDEELKKKIFNLIEKYKAK